The genome window CTTTTATCCGCCCGTATCTGCTTTAAAAAAACAAGAACACGATATTCAGATTTATGCTGAAAACATTCCTGCTGCGCATAAAGACAATGGTGAATCATTGATAAAAAAGATAGGCAAACGTGTTAAAACAGAAGAGCTGAAATCAATGATTGATTTTGCTTTTTTAGCTTTACATGGAGCCAATGGTGAAGATGGAACGATACAAGGTTTATTGGAGTTTTTAGATATACCTTATAGCGGATCTGGTATTATGCCAAGTGCTTTGGGCATGAACAAACGTTTACAAAAATCGTTGATGCAAAGTGCAGGAATGAATATACCCAAGTATTTTTCGTTCCATAAAAGTGAATTAAGTAACCTTAAAAAAATATACAGTAGCGTAAAAGAGCAGGTAGGTTTACCATTTGTAGTAAAGCCCGCTAATCAAGGTAGTTCGGTTGGTGTAAGTGTTATCAGCCATGATGATTTTACTACTTTTGAAGATGCTGTTTTAAAATCATTTTTTATTCAAGACATTGTAAAAACGGATTGGATAGGTAAAGATGAAAGACAAAAAATACAGTTTATTCAAAAAATTACTGATGTAAAAGAAGGTATTGGTTTACCTGCCCTGCATAACAAAGAAATTATATACCATCCCGATGAGTTATGGGCTTTACTGGATGAAACATTTGTTCCAAAAGCTAAATCAACCAATCAAGCAGCAACCATTCGCTTAGAAAGTATTTATAGCGAAACGGAATGTTTAATTGAAAGCTTTATTGAAGGTAGAGAGTTTAGTTGTATAGTCCTGAAAAATGAAGATGGTTCAGCAGTAGCATTACCACCCACAGAGATTGTAAAAGGAAAAGAAGTATATGACTACCGCAGTAAATATTTACCTGGCTTAAGCCGTAAAATTACCCCTATTGATATTGAAGAGAAAAAGATAGAAGAGATAAGAAAAGCATGTGCTAATTTGTTTAGCTTTTTCAGTTTTCATGTGTATGCACGTATAGATGGATTCATTAATAAAGAAGGAAAAATATTTTTAAACGACCCCAATACCACCAGTGGTATGATGCCTTCCAGTTTCTTTTTTCATCAGGCAGCAGAAATAGGTTTAAACCCATCGCAGTTTTTAACTTATATTATCCGTACATCTCTTGCTGAAAGAGCAGAGTCGCAACAAGTGCATTTTCATCACCGTACTTTGTTACAATATTTAGATGCAAAAATTGCAGCTAATAAGAGCCAGAAATCAAATAAAAAACGTGTAGCTGTATTTATGGGCGGTTACTCAACAGAGCGTCATATATCAGTGGAGAGTGGTCGTAATATTTATGAAAAATTAGCATCATCCACCAAGTACCAACCATTTCCTGTGTTTGTAACAGGTAATGATAAAGCACACGAATTATGGTTGTTGCCCATTAACGTAATGTTGAAAGACAATGCAGATGATATTAAAGAGAAGCTATCGCATTTTAAACGTGCAGCCATCATTGATAAAATAATTAAAGAATGCGATGCCATTATAAAAAAATATGGAGATGCGGAGGCGCAATTATTTGCTCCACGTAAAATTGATTATAAGGAATTGAAAAAAATGGCCGATGCTGTATTTATAGCTTTGCATGGCCGTCCGGGTGAAGATGGAACCGTTCAAACTTATTTGAATAAATTGAAGATTCCATACAACGGAAGCGATGTAGAAAGCAGCAGGATTACCATTAATAAATACGATACCAACGAGCTATTGAAAAAACACAAAATACTGATAGCTGAACATATGTTGGTGCAGCAAAAAGACTGGAAAAAAGACAAGGCTCAAGTTATTAAACAAATTGAAAAGATTGGTTTTCCTTTAATTGCAAAGCCTGCCGATGATGGTTGTAGCAGTGCGGTTAAAAAAATTAAATCGGTTGATGATTTAGTAAATTACGCAGAAGGTGTTTTTAGAAATGCCGAAATAATGGATGCTTTGTTGGCTGATAAATTAGGTTTAAAACCTAAAGAAGAGTTTCCGATGAAATCGTACTTTTTGGTGGAGAAATTTGTAGAGAAAGGTAATGCAAAACACTTTTTAGAAGTAACAGGCGGTTTAATTACGCACTATAAA of Bacteroidota bacterium contains these proteins:
- a CDS encoding D-alanine--D-alanine ligase; the protein is MKVGIFFGGNSREREVSFAGGRTVYDNLDKTLFEAIPIFVDSFNNFILLDWQFIYKGSIRDFYPPVSALKKQEHDIQIYAENIPAAHKDNGESLIKKIGKRVKTEELKSMIDFAFLALHGANGEDGTIQGLLEFLDIPYSGSGIMPSALGMNKRLQKSLMQSAGMNIPKYFSFHKSELSNLKKIYSSVKEQVGLPFVVKPANQGSSVGVSVISHDDFTTFEDAVLKSFFIQDIVKTDWIGKDERQKIQFIQKITDVKEGIGLPALHNKEIIYHPDELWALLDETFVPKAKSTNQAATIRLESIYSETECLIESFIEGREFSCIVLKNEDGSAVALPPTEIVKGKEVYDYRSKYLPGLSRKITPIDIEEKKIEEIRKACANLFSFFSFHVYARIDGFINKEGKIFLNDPNTTSGMMPSSFFFHQAAEIGLNPSQFLTYIIRTSLAERAESQQVHFHHRTLLQYLDAKIAANKSQKSNKKRVAVFMGGYSTERHISVESGRNIYEKLASSTKYQPFPVFVTGNDKAHELWLLPINVMLKDNADDIKEKLSHFKRAAIIDKIIKECDAIIKKYGDAEAQLFAPRKIDYKELKKMADAVFIALHGRPGEDGTVQTYLNKLKIPYNGSDVESSRITINKYDTNELLKKHKILIAEHMLVQQKDWKKDKAQVIKQIEKIGFPLIAKPADDGCSSAVKKIKSVDDLVNYAEGVFRNAEIMDALLADKLGLKPKEEFPMKSYFLVEKFVEKGNAKHFLEVTGGLITHYKKGKLEYEMFEPSETLAEGEILSLEEKFLAGQGQNITPSRFSTNVKSQAEISLKVREVLKKTAKVLNVEGYCRIDAFVKIFEKNRVEVVIIEINSLPGMTPATAIFHQCALNNYKPYEFIDGILEFGAKRMGIK